One Microbacterium sp. No. 7 genomic window carries:
- a CDS encoding ABC transporter permease, with protein sequence MTPTSAPGAAGASSGGAGPAGTSLAPTEAADGTVQLATVRQRRLKVPVSFAVVTVLLAVLFVAVPRGGTSTFRLSDASSALALGDVALPTGPTSWGLLVVLVALSAWAFVDAWAYRRPRTWLVVVFGVIGVFAFLVWAAAGGLVPVTSLLFGAVSLSVPLVFGAMGGVIGERAGVVNVAIEAQLLLGAFTAALLSSITKNPFVGLLGAMLGGVLVASVLAAFAIKYLVEQVIVGVVLNVLVAGLTGFLYGALLVPNEQELNRPVRFTRIEIPLLSDIPIIGPVLFNQTFIVYLMFLTVAAVAWGLYRSKWGLRLRAVGEHPQAADTVGIKVNPTRFWNVLLAGAIAGTGGAYFTLVSVPQFGKDMTAGLGFIALAAVIFGRWDPLRAALAALLFGFATNLQNLLTILKTPIPGEFMLMLPYVVTLIAVAGFAGQIRGPAAVGKPYIKG encoded by the coding sequence ATGACCCCCACGTCCGCTCCCGGCGCCGCCGGCGCGTCGTCCGGAGGCGCCGGGCCCGCGGGCACGTCGCTCGCCCCCACCGAGGCGGCCGACGGCACGGTGCAGCTCGCGACCGTGCGGCAGCGGCGCCTCAAGGTGCCCGTCTCGTTCGCCGTGGTCACCGTGCTGCTCGCGGTGCTCTTCGTCGCCGTGCCGCGCGGCGGGACCAGCACCTTCCGGCTGAGCGACGCGTCGTCGGCGCTCGCGCTCGGCGACGTCGCGCTGCCGACGGGGCCCACGAGCTGGGGACTGCTCGTCGTGCTCGTCGCGCTGTCGGCGTGGGCGTTCGTCGACGCGTGGGCGTATCGCCGCCCCCGGACATGGCTCGTCGTCGTGTTCGGCGTCATCGGCGTCTTCGCCTTCCTGGTCTGGGCCGCGGCGGGCGGCCTGGTGCCCGTGACCAGCCTGCTCTTCGGCGCCGTGTCGCTCTCGGTGCCGCTCGTGTTCGGCGCGATGGGCGGCGTCATCGGCGAGCGCGCGGGCGTCGTCAACGTGGCGATCGAGGCGCAGCTGCTGCTGGGCGCCTTCACCGCCGCGCTGCTGTCGAGCATCACCAAGAACCCGTTCGTCGGCCTGCTCGGCGCGATGCTCGGCGGTGTGCTCGTCGCGAGCGTGCTCGCCGCCTTCGCGATCAAGTACCTCGTCGAGCAGGTGATCGTCGGCGTCGTGCTGAACGTGCTCGTCGCGGGCCTCACCGGCTTCCTCTACGGGGCGCTGCTCGTGCCGAACGAGCAGGAGCTGAACCGCCCCGTGCGCTTCACGCGCATCGAGATCCCGCTGCTCAGCGACATCCCGATCATCGGGCCCGTGCTGTTCAACCAGACGTTCATCGTCTACCTCATGTTCCTCACGGTCGCGGCCGTCGCCTGGGGCCTGTACCGCTCGAAGTGGGGCCTGCGCCTGCGCGCCGTCGGCGAGCACCCGCAGGCCGCCGACACGGTCGGCATCAAGGTCAACCCGACCCGGTTCTGGAACGTGCTGCTCGCGGGCGCGATCGCGGGCACGGGCGGCGCGTACTTCACGCTCGTGTCGGTGCCGCAGTTCGGCAAGGACATGACGGCCGGCCTCGGCTTCATCGCGCTGGCCGCCGTGATCTTCGGCCGCTGGGACCCGCTCCGCGCCGCGCTCGCGGCGCTGCTGTTCGGCTTCGCGACCAACCTGCAGAACCTGCTGACGATCCTCAAGACGCCGATCCCGGGCGAGTTCATGCTCATGCTGCCCTACGTCGTGACGCTCATTGCGGTCGCCGGGTTCGCGGGGCAGATCCGCGGGCCGGCCGCCGTCGGCAAGCCGTACATCAAGGGATGA
- a CDS encoding cytidine deaminase, with protein sequence MTDIDWDELRRTAVAAMQRAYAPYSRYRVGAAALVDDGRVVAGCNVENASYGVGLCAECALVGDLHMSGGGRLAAFVCVNGEGETIMPCGRCRQLLYEFAQPGMLLQTVSGIRTIDEVLPDAFGPRDLEAAQAGPTTQGER encoded by the coding sequence GTGACCGACATCGACTGGGACGAGCTGCGCCGCACCGCGGTCGCGGCGATGCAGCGCGCCTACGCACCGTACTCGCGCTATCGCGTGGGCGCGGCCGCGCTCGTCGACGACGGCCGCGTCGTCGCGGGCTGCAACGTCGAGAACGCGTCGTACGGCGTCGGTCTGTGCGCCGAGTGCGCGCTCGTGGGCGACCTGCACATGTCGGGCGGCGGGCGCCTGGCGGCGTTCGTGTGCGTCAACGGCGAGGGCGAGACGATCATGCCGTGCGGACGCTGCCGGCAGCTGCTGTACGAGTTCGCGCAGCCCGGCATGCTGCTGCAGACGGTCTCCGGCATCCGCACGATCGACGAGGTGCTGCCGGACGCCTTCGGCCCCCGCGACCTCGAGGCCGCGCAGGCCGGTCCGACCACGCAGGGAGAACGATGA
- a CDS encoding thymidine phosphorylase, with amino-acid sequence MSEPFDAVDVIRTKRDGGAVPEPALRWMIDAYTREYVADAQMASFAMAVLLNGMTRDEIRVMTDAMIASGERMDFSGLGKPTVDKHSTGGVGDKITLPLAPLVASFGVAVPQLSGRGLGHTGGTLDKLESIPGWRAALSNDEMFAQLQDVGAVVCAAGSGLAPADKRLYALRDVTGTVEAIPLIASSIMSKKIAEGTDALVLDVKFGSGAFMQDVEKARELARTMVALGTDSGVATTALLTDMSTPLGLAIGNANEVRESVEVLAGGGPADVVELTVALAREMLALAGRPEADVEGALRNGRAMDAWRAMIRAQDGDPDAPLPTPRETHTVVAEDSGTVRRMEALPFGIAAWRLGAGRARAQDPVVHAAGIDLHVKPGQTVTAGQPLFTLVADDESRFPRALDAVRGAYDIGADLGAASAPLVLERITA; translated from the coding sequence ATGAGCGAGCCCTTCGACGCCGTCGACGTCATCCGCACCAAGCGCGACGGCGGCGCGGTGCCCGAGCCCGCGCTGCGCTGGATGATCGACGCCTACACGCGCGAGTACGTCGCCGACGCGCAGATGGCGTCGTTCGCGATGGCGGTGCTGCTCAACGGGATGACGCGCGACGAGATCAGGGTGATGACGGATGCCATGATCGCGTCGGGCGAGCGGATGGATTTCTCGGGCCTCGGCAAGCCGACCGTCGACAAGCACTCCACGGGCGGCGTCGGCGACAAGATCACGCTGCCGCTCGCCCCGCTCGTCGCGTCGTTCGGCGTCGCGGTGCCGCAGCTGTCCGGCCGCGGGCTCGGCCACACCGGCGGCACGCTCGACAAGCTGGAGTCGATCCCGGGCTGGCGCGCGGCGCTGTCGAACGACGAGATGTTCGCGCAGCTGCAGGACGTCGGCGCGGTCGTCTGCGCCGCCGGCTCGGGTCTCGCCCCGGCCGACAAGCGGCTCTACGCGCTGCGCGACGTCACGGGCACGGTCGAGGCGATCCCGCTGATCGCGTCGAGCATCATGTCGAAGAAGATCGCCGAGGGCACCGACGCCCTCGTGCTCGACGTGAAGTTCGGGTCGGGCGCGTTCATGCAGGACGTGGAGAAGGCGCGCGAGCTCGCGCGCACGATGGTCGCGCTGGGCACCGACTCGGGCGTGGCGACGACGGCGCTGCTCACCGACATGAGCACGCCGCTCGGCCTCGCGATCGGCAACGCCAACGAGGTGCGCGAGTCGGTCGAGGTGCTCGCGGGCGGCGGGCCCGCCGACGTCGTCGAGCTCACGGTCGCGCTCGCGCGCGAGATGCTCGCCCTCGCGGGCCGCCCCGAGGCCGACGTCGAGGGCGCGCTGCGGAACGGCCGGGCGATGGACGCATGGCGGGCGATGATCCGGGCGCAGGACGGCGATCCCGACGCCCCGCTGCCCACGCCGCGCGAGACGCACACGGTGGTGGCCGAGGACTCCGGCACCGTGCGGCGCATGGAGGCGCTGCCGTTCGGCATCGCGGCGTGGCGGCTCGGCGCGGGGCGCGCCCGGGCGCAGGACCCGGTGGTGCACGCGGCGGGCATCGACCTGCACGTCAAGCCGGGTCAGACGGTGACGGCCGGTCAGCCGCTGTTCACCCTCGTGGCGGATGATGAGAGCCGGTTCCCGCGGGCGCTCGACGCCGTGCGGGGGGCCTACGATATCGGAGCGGATCTCGGCGCGGCATCCGCGCCGCTCGTGCTCGAACGCATCACCGCCTGA
- a CDS encoding adenosine deaminase — translation MTTDPTLQGVSIRSLPKVSLHDHLDGGLRPQTIIELADEAGVEVPSDDAGELADWFEERSDSGSLVEYLKTFDLTTAVMQTADGLRRVAREFVEDLAADGVVYGEVRWAPEQHLRDGLTLEQAVEAVQEGIEEGEDAVAGGDRDIRVGQLITAMRHADRSLEIAKLAVAFRGRGAVGFDIAGAEDGFPASRHRAAFDYLASEFFPVTVHAGEAAGLDSIRSALLDGRALRLGHGVRIAEDLTVVDEEFDEVRVQLGDLSRWVRDREIPLELSPSSNLQTGAIAAWGTKLVDHPFDLLYQLGFAVTVNVDNRLQSRTSLTRELALLVDAFEYTLDDLEAFQLNAAAAAFLSVEEREELIEIVADGFSS, via the coding sequence ATGACCACCGATCCGACGTTGCAGGGCGTGTCGATCCGCTCGCTGCCGAAGGTGTCGCTGCACGATCACCTCGACGGCGGCCTGCGCCCCCAGACGATCATCGAGCTGGCCGACGAGGCGGGCGTCGAGGTTCCCTCCGACGACGCGGGCGAGCTGGCCGACTGGTTCGAGGAGCGCAGCGACTCGGGCTCGCTCGTGGAGTACCTGAAGACGTTCGACCTCACCACGGCCGTGATGCAGACCGCCGACGGGCTGCGCCGCGTGGCCCGGGAGTTCGTCGAGGACCTCGCCGCCGACGGCGTCGTCTACGGCGAGGTGCGCTGGGCGCCCGAGCAGCACCTGCGCGACGGGCTCACCCTGGAGCAGGCCGTCGAGGCCGTGCAGGAGGGCATCGAGGAGGGCGAGGACGCCGTGGCCGGCGGCGACCGCGACATCCGCGTCGGCCAGCTCATCACGGCGATGCGTCACGCCGACCGCTCCCTGGAGATCGCGAAGCTCGCCGTGGCGTTCCGCGGCCGCGGGGCCGTCGGCTTCGACATCGCGGGCGCCGAGGACGGCTTCCCGGCGTCGAGGCACCGCGCCGCGTTCGACTACCTGGCATCCGAGTTCTTCCCCGTCACGGTGCACGCGGGGGAGGCCGCGGGGCTCGACTCGATCCGCTCGGCGCTGCTCGACGGACGTGCTCTGCGGCTCGGTCACGGCGTGCGCATCGCGGAGGACCTCACGGTCGTCGACGAGGAGTTCGACGAGGTGCGCGTGCAGCTCGGCGACCTGTCGCGCTGGGTGCGCGACCGCGAGATCCCGCTGGAGCTGTCGCCGTCGTCGAACCTGCAGACCGGCGCGATCGCCGCGTGGGGCACGAAGCTCGTCGACCACCCGTTCGACCTGCTGTACCAGCTGGGCTTCGCCGTCACGGTCAACGTCGACAACCGGCTGCAGAGCCGCACGTCGCTCACGCGCGAGCTCGCGCTGCTGGTCGACGCGTTCGAGTACACGCTCGACGACCTGGAGGCCTTCCAGCTCAACGCCGCCGCGGCGGCGTTCCTCTCCGTCGAGGAGCGCGAGGAGCTCATCGAGATCGTCGCCGACGGCTTCAGCTCCTAG
- a CDS encoding DUF559 domain-containing protein has translation MTPLLLAEQAGRILTAAYLTPADLVGQGITRSERRRLVQAERLVRVRQGRYVTADLPSKLLQAARLGARLDCLSLLHALGVFVLDAPALHVQVERGASRLPPRTADVIAHWRESSCPRAALTADLVEALAQSVRCQGIRDALATIDSAWHLGLVDEESVAAVFARLPRRYASLRRLLDRRAESGSETIMRLILRSLGCHVDLQVVIPAVGRVDLVVDGWLIVECDSRAHHEGWEQQKKDRQRDIAAARAGYTTVRPIAEDILHHREETLAAMKEVVAQGPRPAARPNSSDSTRRRTRSGRNRRV, from the coding sequence ATGACGCCGCTGCTCCTTGCCGAACAAGCCGGACGCATCCTGACGGCCGCGTATCTCACCCCCGCCGACCTCGTGGGCCAGGGGATCACACGATCCGAGCGGCGACGACTCGTGCAGGCCGAGCGACTCGTGCGGGTGCGTCAAGGCCGCTATGTCACGGCTGACCTCCCGAGCAAGCTGCTCCAGGCGGCCCGTCTGGGCGCCCGCCTCGATTGCCTCTCGCTCCTGCACGCCCTCGGCGTCTTCGTCCTCGACGCGCCCGCGCTGCACGTGCAGGTGGAGAGAGGCGCGAGCCGGCTGCCTCCGCGCACCGCCGACGTCATCGCGCACTGGCGGGAGTCGTCGTGTCCGCGGGCGGCGCTCACCGCGGACCTCGTCGAGGCGCTGGCCCAGTCGGTGCGATGCCAGGGCATCCGGGATGCCCTGGCGACGATCGACAGCGCCTGGCACCTGGGACTCGTCGACGAGGAGTCGGTGGCGGCCGTGTTCGCACGGCTGCCGCGGCGCTACGCGTCGCTCCGGCGGCTGCTCGACCGGCGAGCGGAGTCGGGATCGGAGACGATCATGCGGCTCATCCTGCGGAGCCTCGGATGCCACGTCGATCTTCAGGTGGTGATTCCGGCGGTGGGTCGCGTCGATCTCGTCGTCGACGGATGGCTCATCGTGGAGTGCGACAGCAGAGCGCACCACGAGGGCTGGGAGCAGCAGAAGAAGGATCGGCAGCGGGACATCGCGGCGGCCCGGGCGGGCTACACGACGGTACGGCCGATCGCCGAGGACATCCTGCACCACCGTGAGGAGACCCTCGCGGCGATGAAGGAGGTCGTGGCGCAGGGGCCGCGACCGGCCGCGCGCCCGAACTCCTCCGATTCGACGCGGCGGCGCACCAGATCCGGCCGGAACCGGCGTGTGTGA
- a CDS encoding mannitol-1-phosphate 5-dehydrogenase, with translation MKAVHFGAGNIGRGFVGLLLHEGGYELVFSDVAAPLVDAINAASSYTVHEVGEGGTDKTVTGFRAINSATDTQALIDEIATADVVTTAVGPTVLRFVAPHILAGLALRDPRRAPLQVMACENAIGATDQLREEIVTLAGAAWDALSAHVVFANTAVDRIVPAQPAGAGVDVTVEPFYEWAIERRPFGDAPPHIPGAHFVDDLAPYIERKLFTVNTGHAATAYFGAQEGAEKISDALADAGVAARVARALEETSALLVAKHGLDPAELADYRATILRRFANPELPDTVGRVGRQPLRKLSRHERFVGPAAEAAERGLAVDGLLAAIAAALRFDDPSDEQSAELQRRLRDEDAESLTASVTGLEPGHPLFAAVAAAVAARRSELTA, from the coding sequence ATGAAGGCCGTCCACTTCGGGGCAGGCAACATCGGGCGCGGCTTCGTCGGGCTGCTGCTGCACGAGGGCGGATACGAGCTCGTGTTCTCCGACGTCGCGGCGCCGCTCGTCGACGCGATCAACGCGGCGTCGTCGTACACCGTGCACGAGGTCGGCGAGGGCGGCACCGACAAGACCGTCACGGGATTCCGGGCGATCAACAGCGCGACCGACACGCAGGCGCTCATCGACGAGATCGCCACGGCCGACGTGGTCACGACCGCGGTCGGCCCCACCGTGCTGCGCTTCGTCGCCCCGCACATCCTCGCGGGGCTCGCGCTGCGCGACCCGCGCCGCGCGCCGCTGCAGGTCATGGCGTGCGAGAACGCGATCGGCGCGACCGACCAGCTGCGCGAGGAGATCGTGACGCTGGCCGGCGCCGCGTGGGACGCGCTCTCGGCGCACGTCGTGTTCGCGAACACCGCCGTCGACCGCATCGTGCCCGCGCAGCCCGCGGGCGCGGGCGTCGACGTGACGGTCGAGCCGTTCTACGAGTGGGCGATCGAGCGGCGGCCGTTCGGCGACGCCCCGCCGCACATCCCGGGCGCGCACTTCGTCGACGACCTCGCTCCGTACATCGAGCGCAAGCTGTTCACGGTCAACACGGGGCACGCGGCGACGGCGTACTTCGGGGCGCAGGAGGGCGCCGAGAAGATCTCCGACGCCCTCGCCGACGCCGGCGTGGCGGCCCGCGTCGCGCGGGCGCTGGAGGAGACGTCGGCGCTGCTCGTCGCCAAGCACGGGCTCGACCCCGCGGAGCTCGCCGACTACCGCGCCACGATCCTGCGGCGCTTCGCGAACCCGGAGCTGCCCGACACGGTCGGTCGGGTCGGGCGGCAGCCGCTGCGCAAGCTCTCGCGGCACGAGCGGTTCGTCGGTCCCGCCGCGGAGGCCGCCGAGCGGGGCCTCGCCGTCGACGGCCTGCTCGCCGCGATCGCCGCCGCGCTGCGCTTCGACGACCCGTCCGACGAGCAGTCGGCCGAGCTGCAGCGCCGCCTGCGCGACGAGGACGCCGAGTCGCTCACCGCCTCGGTGACCGGCCTGGAGCCCGGGCATCCCCTCTTCGCCGCCGTCGCCGCCGCCGTCGCGGCCCGCCGGTCGGAGCTCACCGCCTGA
- a CDS encoding PTS sugar transporter subunit IIA, translating into MAENVLTPGQVRIHPGSVSKLEAMREAADILEAAGAVTSEYFAAMQEREQTVSTYMGNELAIPHGTNEMKAAILDSALSFVRYDGGVDWDGQPVTFVVGIAGKGDEHLEILSQIAILFSDEDEVAALKQATTVEELFAKLAAVNER; encoded by the coding sequence ATGGCAGAGAACGTCCTGACCCCCGGCCAGGTGCGCATCCACCCCGGGTCGGTCTCGAAGCTCGAGGCGATGCGCGAGGCGGCCGACATCCTCGAGGCGGCGGGGGCCGTCACGAGCGAGTACTTCGCCGCGATGCAGGAGCGCGAGCAGACGGTGTCGACGTACATGGGCAACGAGCTGGCGATCCCGCACGGCACGAACGAGATGAAGGCCGCGATCCTCGACTCCGCGCTGTCGTTCGTGCGCTACGACGGCGGCGTCGACTGGGACGGCCAGCCCGTGACGTTCGTCGTGGGCATCGCGGGCAAGGGCGACGAGCACCTCGAGATCCTGTCGCAGATCGCGATCCTCTTCTCCGACGAGGACGAGGTCGCCGCGCTCAAGCAGGCGACGACCGTCGAGGAGCTGTTCGCGAAGCTCGCGGCAGTCAACGAGCGATGA
- a CDS encoding PTS mannitol transporter subunit IICB, with protein sequence MTTASPPATGANKARVGVQRFGAFLAGMIMPNIAAFIAWGLITAMFIPDGWLGERSPVEAWQWSGSADLAQLVGPMITYLLPLLIANTAGRMVYDVRGGVVATIATMGVIVGTEIPMFMGAMIMGPLAAWITKQMDRLWEGKIKPGFEMLVNNFSAGILGMILAIIGYYVFGPLVTAISNALGAVVDWLVEYGLLPLLSIIVEPAKVLFLNNAINHGVFTPIGTQQATETGKSILFLVEANPGPGLGILLAFTLFGVGAARASAPGAIVIQFLGGIHEIYFPYVLMKPALILAAIGGGMTGVATNAIFQSGLRAPAAPGSIFAVLIQTPAGSYVGVILSVVFAAAVSFLIAAVILRASRKKDLAAEAAGGGSFESAIAQTEANKGKSSDALSGLRGTGAAAAAAGAAAAAAPTATREIKSIVFACDAGMGSSAMGASVLRNKIKKAGVEGVTVTNKAVANLDGTEDLIVTQQQLTDRAKGRNPDAIHVSVDNFMGAPEYDEVVAMVTGQQGS encoded by the coding sequence ATGACAACGGCGTCACCTCCCGCCACGGGAGCGAACAAGGCACGCGTCGGCGTGCAGCGCTTCGGCGCATTCCTCGCGGGCATGATCATGCCCAACATCGCAGCGTTCATCGCGTGGGGTCTCATCACGGCGATGTTCATCCCCGACGGATGGCTCGGCGAGCGCAGCCCCGTCGAGGCATGGCAGTGGTCGGGCAGCGCCGACCTGGCCCAGCTGGTCGGCCCCATGATCACCTATCTGCTGCCCCTGCTGATCGCCAACACGGCCGGTCGCATGGTCTACGACGTGCGCGGCGGCGTCGTGGCGACGATCGCGACGATGGGCGTCATCGTGGGCACCGAGATCCCGATGTTCATGGGCGCCATGATCATGGGACCGCTCGCGGCCTGGATCACGAAGCAGATGGACAGGCTCTGGGAGGGCAAGATCAAGCCCGGCTTCGAGATGCTGGTGAACAACTTCTCCGCCGGCATCCTGGGCATGATCCTCGCGATCATCGGCTACTACGTGTTCGGCCCGCTGGTCACCGCGATCAGCAACGCGCTCGGCGCCGTCGTCGACTGGCTCGTGGAGTACGGCCTGCTGCCGCTGCTGAGCATCATCGTCGAGCCCGCGAAGGTGCTGTTCCTGAACAACGCCATCAACCACGGCGTGTTCACGCCCATCGGCACGCAGCAGGCGACCGAGACCGGCAAGTCGATCCTGTTCCTCGTCGAGGCCAACCCCGGACCCGGCCTCGGCATCCTGCTCGCCTTCACGCTGTTCGGCGTCGGCGCGGCCCGCGCGAGCGCGCCCGGCGCGATCGTCATCCAGTTCCTCGGCGGCATCCACGAGATCTACTTCCCGTACGTGCTGATGAAGCCCGCGCTCATCCTCGCCGCGATCGGCGGCGGCATGACCGGCGTCGCGACCAACGCGATCTTCCAGTCGGGCCTGCGCGCACCGGCCGCGCCGGGCAGCATCTTCGCCGTGCTCATCCAGACCCCCGCGGGCTCGTACGTGGGCGTCATCCTCTCGGTGGTCTTCGCCGCGGCCGTCTCGTTCCTCATCGCCGCCGTGATCCTGCGCGCCTCGCGCAAGAAGGACCTCGCGGCCGAGGCCGCGGGCGGCGGCTCGTTCGAGTCGGCGATCGCGCAGACCGAGGCGAACAAGGGCAAGAGCTCGGACGCGCTCTCGGGCCTGCGCGGCACCGGTGCCGCGGCAGCCGCCGCGGGCGCCGCCGCTGCCGCCGCGCCGACCGCGACGCGCGAGATCAAGAGCATCGTGTTCGCGTGCGACGCCGGCATGGGCTCGTCGGCGATGGGCGCGAGCGTGCTGCGCAACAAGATCAAGAAGGCGGGCGTCGAGGGCGTCACGGTCACCAACAAGGCGGTCGCGAACCTCGACGGCACGGAGGACCTGATCGTCACGCAGCAGCAGCTGACGGATCGCGCGAAGGGCCGCAACCCCGACGCGATCCACGTCTCGGTGGACAACTTCATGGGCGCCCCCGAGTACGACGAGGTCGTCGCCATGGTGACGGGCCAGCAGGGCTCGTAG
- a CDS encoding PTS sugar transporter subunit IIB: MKILVVCGAGASSTFVAQRVRRAAEARGRDWHVAPTTVITLDADLADADVLLVGPHLHERLADIAHAASLTNTTVVPLPDDAFRDHDGERTLALIDAATAASPVTPGRPAGSPERRRP, translated from the coding sequence ATGAAGATTCTCGTCGTGTGCGGTGCCGGTGCGTCCAGCACGTTCGTCGCCCAGCGCGTGCGCCGGGCCGCCGAGGCCCGCGGCCGCGACTGGCACGTCGCGCCCACGACGGTGATCACCCTCGACGCCGACCTCGCGGATGCCGATGTGCTGCTCGTGGGACCGCACCTGCACGAGCGGCTCGCGGACATCGCGCACGCGGCATCCCTCACGAACACGACCGTCGTGCCGCTGCCCGACGACGCGTTCCGCGACCACGACGGCGAGCGCACCCTCGCCCTGATCGACGCGGCGACCGCCGCGTCGCCCGTCACCCCCGGCCGGCCGGCCGGCTCACCCGAAAGAAGGCGACCATGA
- a CDS encoding BglG family transcription antiterminator gives MTRTRPDRMLSLLVRRGTWITASELADTLGVTPRSIRSYVATLNARATGEIAVESGPQGYRAGPAALAAQRGADHDDTPRGRQHRLVRELLAAADGVDVYETADAFFVSSATIEADLGRVRSMLSGLDLVLERTASTARIAGSERGKRRLLSRLVHDETDDGGFDLDALRRALGDGSVGARAFGAFKAELVAELGALGYFVNEFGIGDVVMHIAIAADRIAAGRALDDHGSTVSGEQEQIGALLDRLVQTHLGVTLGDGDRRQLSAIVLSRVVVPGVDESVAAIRSRLDPDVERAVRAVTERAAAEFLLDIDHDDFVLRLALHVQHLRERAREQAWSRNPLTRSLKATHPLIFEVAVYIADGLQDLVGLGLLEDEIAYIAMHVGGRLERVRRAAARLTATVVCPGYYELHELLRSSIAASLGQSIDIVGVETRADPVWAEIDSDLILTTTPPPELTKASDRIVMVQPFLTDADVERVQAAAGRLRRSRRLARLRAELERYFSADAFVHGIDGAGGEEAVIERLGGLLVRSGAIDDDYVQRTIEREQLSSTAFTDALAVPHALAMTAARTAIAVGIADPPIAWGDGRVQVVAMVAFSEGDRAAFQTVFEQLIEVFSEHESVQRIVRAGTDFASFLDVLVAVIDG, from the coding sequence ATGACCCGTACGAGGCCCGACCGTATGCTGTCGCTGCTCGTTCGCCGGGGCACCTGGATCACCGCCTCGGAGCTGGCCGACACGCTCGGCGTGACGCCCCGCAGCATCCGCAGCTATGTCGCGACCCTCAACGCCCGCGCGACGGGCGAGATCGCCGTCGAGTCGGGCCCGCAGGGCTACCGGGCGGGGCCCGCGGCGCTCGCGGCGCAGCGCGGCGCCGACCACGACGACACGCCGCGCGGACGGCAGCACCGGCTGGTGCGCGAGCTGCTGGCCGCCGCCGACGGCGTCGACGTGTACGAGACCGCCGACGCGTTCTTCGTCAGCTCGGCGACGATCGAGGCCGACCTCGGGCGCGTGCGCTCGATGCTCTCGGGCCTCGACCTCGTGCTGGAGCGCACGGCGTCGACGGCCCGCATCGCGGGCAGCGAGCGCGGCAAGCGCCGGCTGCTGTCGCGGCTCGTGCACGACGAGACCGACGACGGCGGCTTCGACCTCGACGCCCTGCGCCGCGCGCTCGGCGACGGCTCCGTGGGCGCCCGGGCCTTCGGCGCCTTCAAGGCCGAGCTGGTCGCCGAGCTGGGCGCGCTCGGCTACTTCGTCAACGAGTTCGGCATCGGCGACGTCGTGATGCACATCGCGATCGCCGCCGACCGCATCGCCGCGGGCCGCGCGCTCGACGACCACGGCTCGACCGTGTCGGGGGAGCAGGAGCAGATCGGCGCGCTGCTCGACCGGCTCGTGCAGACGCACCTGGGGGTCACGCTCGGCGACGGCGACCGCCGGCAGCTCTCGGCGATCGTGCTGAGTCGCGTGGTCGTCCCGGGCGTCGACGAGTCGGTCGCCGCGATCCGCTCCCGCCTCGACCCCGACGTCGAGCGGGCCGTGCGCGCCGTGACGGAGCGGGCCGCCGCGGAGTTCCTGCTCGACATCGACCACGACGACTTCGTGCTGCGCCTCGCCCTGCACGTGCAGCACCTGCGCGAGCGCGCCCGCGAGCAGGCGTGGTCGCGCAATCCGCTCACGCGATCGCTCAAGGCGACGCATCCGCTCATCTTCGAGGTCGCGGTCTACATCGCCGACGGGCTGCAGGACCTCGTCGGCCTGGGCCTGCTCGAGGACGAGATCGCCTACATCGCGATGCACGTCGGCGGCCGGCTGGAGCGCGTGCGGCGCGCGGCGGCCCGGCTGACCGCGACGGTCGTGTGCCCCGGCTATTACGAGCTGCACGAGCTGCTGCGCTCGAGCATCGCCGCCTCGCTCGGCCAGTCGATCGACATCGTGGGCGTCGAGACGCGCGCCGATCCCGTGTGGGCCGAGATCGACAGCGACCTCATCCTCACCACGACGCCGCCGCCCGAGCTGACGAAGGCGAGCGACCGCATCGTCATGGTGCAGCCGTTCCTCACGGATGCCGACGTCGAGCGCGTGCAGGCCGCCGCGGGACGGCTGCGGCGCTCGCGCCGTCTCGCCCGCCTGCGCGCCGAGCTGGAGCGCTACTTCTCGGCCGACGCCTTCGTGCACGGCATCGACGGCGCCGGGGGAGAGGAGGCGGTCATCGAGCGCCTCGGCGGCCTGCTGGTGCGGTCCGGGGCCATCGACGACGACTACGTGCAGCGCACGATCGAGCGCGAGCAGCTCTCGTCGACGGCGTTCACCGACGCGCTCGCCGTGCCGCACGCGCTCGCGATGACCGCCGCCCGCACGGCGATCGCGGTCGGCATCGCCGACCCGCCGATCGCGTGGGGCGACGGCCGGGTGCAGGTCGTCGCGATGGTCGCCTTCAGCGAGGGGGACCGCGCGGCGTTCCAGACCGTGTTCGAGCAGCTCATCGAGGTGTTCAGCGAGCACGAGAGCGTGCAGCGCATCGTGCGCGCCGGCACCGACTTCGCCTCGTTCCTCGACGTGCTCGTCGCCGTCATCGACGGCTGA